From Desertifilum tharense IPPAS B-1220:
AATCTGCAAGCAATCTTGACAGCGATGAAATTCATTAATATGTTGTTGCGTTTGGGCTGGGATTTGGTCAACAATGGTTTCTTTATCGACTGGGTGCAGCAGACCATTACAGCGCAAGCAGCGGCGAAAGGGTTGTACCTCGCCGAGTAAGTCAAATCGCTCTAAGATTTCGCTCAGTTGGCGATCGCTATTCGTAGAGCGGACAGAATAACCATAGCGAACGATCGAGCGCATCAGCAAACCGCGATCGCGCGTCAGCAAAATCCGGTTTTGCGTAGCAGAAATTTCCGCCAACTCCGCATCATCGCAGTGGTTGCGATACAGCGTATCAAACCCCAACATCCGCAAACTAGACGCCAGTTTACCCAAATGCACATCTAGCACAAAGCCCAGCGGATCGGGTTTTCCCGGACACAGGTGCAGTCGGGGGGTAACATCGGGCGATCGCAAGATCGGGTAAACTTCAAGGCGATCGCCATCTTGGAGAAGATACGAAAAATCGACACTCCTCCCATTAACTAGAATGACATCCACCTCCGGATGAGGCACCCCCAACGATTCAATCGCATCCTTCACCGAGGGTCGATCCTGAAATGCAAACTCAAAAGCGCCATTACAGCGATCCAACGCCAAAAAATGGTTAAATTCAGGATCGAAATAAAATTCGGCTTGAGCCATCACAACACGGGTTTTTGCTGCCGATAAGCACTCAAATCCAGTTTAGCCAATTGTTCGTAGGCCGGCGCGATCGCCCCCTTGCCCCGCAAAAACCCCGTACTAGCCCCAGGACAAATAAAACTTAACGTTTCTGGGCTAAACTCCTGTAAGATTCGTTCCACATTCCGCAACTGTCGCGGCCAGTGAAACGTTTTAGACGTGCGTAGCGGTGCGGGTTCCCCCTGAGCATTGGGTAACAAATGTCGGCCCGAAAACAACACCCCACCGAAAGCCGCATCGTATAAACACGCCGATCCCGGAGAGTGGCCCGCCGTCCAAAAGGCGCGAAAACGCTCATTCAGGACAATCTCATCTTGAAACGCCGTCACCTCTAATTGCGGTAACAAATACGCCTCCTGTTCCTGAACCACCACCTCGCAACCAAGCGCTTCCTGAAACTCCTTAACCCGTCCCATCGCCCCCCGATGGGTTAAAAATAACCAACGCACTCCCCCCGCATTCTGAAGAAAACCTAGATTCTCCTCATTCCACGCCGGACAATCAATCAGGAGGTTGGCGTCTTTTTCTACAATGAAGTAGGCTGTTCCCCCAAGCGTTTCCCGATTCGGTGGAAATGCCACAATAGACTCAAGAACAGCTTTAGGTTGTTTGGCCGTAGCGCTGCGAACGAAAGGCATGATTAGCTTATTACTCATTTTAGGACTGATTACCTACTTCATTGTGCAGCGTAGCGTCGCTGGCATCACCCGTACCCCAGTCTGGTTGCTATGGCTAGTGATGATGGGCCCGGCCTTAATTTGGACAGCGTGGACGTTAAGGTACGGTCAAAATACGCCCCCACCCCCCTTATTAGTCCTCGTTCCCATCATCATTTGTCCGTTTATCTACTGGTGGTTGATCCAACTGGGGCGGCGGGGAATGCCTCAACAACCGCCACAGCAACCCACCGAGCAAGTTACCAGCGCGACCTTACCTTCAAAAGATGCTCCCGAAAGCAAACTGCGCCCTTTAAGCCGCGACGAAGAAACGCAACTGCAAGGGTGTTTCCCTTGGTCAGTGTACTACTTGCAGGATATTGAGTATCGCCCGCAGGTGGTGATTTGCAAAGGACAATTGCGAACCAACTCCACCAACGCTTACGAAACCATCAAAAAGAATATTGAAGGGCAATTTGGCGATCGCTTTCTCGTCGTTTTCCAAGAAGGCCCCAACGGAAAACCCTTCTTTACCCTATTCCCCAACCCGCAAGCTAAAGCCAAGGCTAAAGGCAAACCAGAACGTCTCACACGCCCGTTGCTGGCGTTGGCGCTGCTGGCGGCCACCCTATTAACCACAACCTTAGTTGGGGCGGTTGCGATCGTTCAAGTTTCGGAAGACGCCTTAGAAAATGACCCTAGTTTACTGCTATCCGGTCTTGCCTATGCCTTGCCCTTACTGATTATTCTGGGCATTCACGAACTCGGTCACTATCTCACGGCCCGCTTTTATCGGATTCGGGCGACCTTGCCTTACTTTATTCCGGTTCCCTTCTTTTTGGGCACCTTTGGCGCATTTATCCAAATTCGTTCGCCTGTCCCCAACCGCAAAGCCCTATTTGATGTGGGAATTGCCGGCCCAGTTTCGGGTTTAGTTGCCACCATCCCGTTTTTACTCTGGGGCTTGTCCCAGTCGGAGATTGTCCCCTTAACCGACGAAGCAAGCATTCTCAATTTTAATGCCCTCGACCCAAAATCTTCTTTTGTTATTGCCCTGCTCAGTAAACTGGTATTGGGTAGCAGCCTAACGGCAACAAGCGCCTTACACCTGCATCCGGTTGCCGTGGCGGGTTGTTTAGGACTAGTGGTGACTGCTTTAAATTTAATGCCCGTCGGTCAACTCGATGGCGGTCATATCGTCCACGCCATGTACGGACAGAGAACCGCCGCCGTTGTCGGACAAGTCGCCCGGTTTCTCGTCTTGATCCTGGCTTTCGTGCAGCGGGCGTTCTTGTTCTGGGCCGTTATCTTATTGTTAATGCCCATTTACGACGAACCGGCTTTAAATGATGTCAGCGAATTGGATAACCGTCGCGACTTAAGCGGATTATTGGTTTTATTTCTCCTGTTGGCCATTATTTTGCCAGCTCCCCCGATCGTTGCTCAACTTTTATATCGTTAATCGTTATGAGTGATGTTGTTCAGTGGTTAGCCCAAATTAAAGAACTCAAAGAGCAGTTGGCACAAGCCCAACAGGAACGAGACGAAGCCTACGCCACAGCCTCCAACTGGCAGCGCCTCTACGATACAGAGGCCCAACAACGACGCACCGACGCCCATTTAGCGCGATCGACCCTTGAAGAGTTGCAGCTTAAACTGCAAGAGGTTCAAGGGGACGCTCAATTGCGGCTCAAACCTGCTTCTAACGTACCAGAGGCGATCGCCCAAGAACTGGAAAACCTCGAACCCGAACAGCTCAAACAACGCTTAGTCGAAGCCATTGTAGAACGCGATCGCGCTTTGCAAGAAGCCTTTCAACTCACAGAAACGCTGAAAGCCGAACAAGCCAGCCACGCCCAAACCCGCAAAAGCCTCACCTCTGCCCTCGGCGATGCTATTGACCAACTCGCCAAATATCGCGCCCAGCCGCCCAAGGAGGTGTAGGGAAGAGGGGAATTGGGAATTAGGAGTTGGGGGTTGGGGGAAGAGGGTGCAAAGTTCCGAATTTTTGAACAATAATAAGTAAAGAAATGTAACTAAACAGGCAAATCCCATGACTCAGCCCCAACCCACCACGACACCCAAGTTTGAAGAACCCAAATTTGGCTTCAACCGCTATGCCGAACGTTTAAACGGGCGGGCGGCGATGATCGGTTTTGTCATCACTCTGTTGATTGAATTTGTCACTGGACAAGGCTTGCTGGCTTGGCTTGGTTTGAACTAAATGCCCCATTAACCTGCATTGTCAACAGAAGATGATGCAGGTTGAAAGCAAGCCGCTAGAATGAGAAGTAGCTATGGCAACTTAGAGTAACTGTTGTGATGAATGCTGCTTGGTATCGAGCAATTAAGTCAGCCTATCGGAAAGAACCCATTTACAGCATCTTATTCACCATTGGGGCAGTAGATGCCGCGATCGGTGGCACGGGCGAACGTTGGGGACTTTTGAGTTTTGGCGTGAGTCTAGTAGTGCTAACCCTGATGGTTCGGTGGTGGCAGGCTCAAAACCGCCAACTCGAACAACCCCCTTTAGCCCCACAGCGCTATTTACCCCCCCAGTCGCAACCGCAAATTCCCCCCTTATCCTTGCGTAACAAATAAAAAAACACGCCACCCGCAGGTGACGTGCTAGAAGTTATAACCTTAAATTTCTATTCGCCCGCTGAAGGTTGCAGTGCAGCGGCGGTTTTTTGTCGATCCAACTTCAGCACCAATACGCCTAGCGGGGGCAAACACAAATCTAAGGAATAAGGGCGTCCGTGATACGACCACTCATCCGTCCACTTCCCGCCTAAATTCCCCATATTGCTGCCACCGTACTGACGGGCATCGCTGTTAAATAACTCCGTATAGAAGCCCATTTCCGGCACGCCAATTCGATAATGGGAATGGGGCTGCGGCGTAAAGTTGCAAATGGTAACAATAAACTCCTCGCTATCTTTCGCCCGTCGAATAAACGACACCACGCTATGGCGATTATCGCTACAATCAACCCATTCAAATCCTTCTTGTCCAAAATCTTGGCTATAAAGGGCGGGTTCGTTACGATACAGCGTATTGAGATCGCTCACCAACTGCTTCAAATTCTGGTGCGGCCCAAATTGTAATAAGTGCCATTCTAAATCGCCCCAAACATTCCACTCGCTCCACTGCCCAAACTCCATACTCATAAATAGAGTTTTCTTACCAGGGTGGGCGTACATATAGGTCAGCAGACAGCGGACGTTGGCGAATTTTTGCCACTCATCCCCCGGCATTTTCCCAATTAAAGGACTCTTACCATGCACCACTTCATCATGGGACAGGGCCAGCATGAAGTTCTCGCTGTGGTGATACCAAATACTAAAGGTGACATTATTTTGATGGAACTGGCGGAACCAGGGGTCCATGCTGAAGTAATCCAGCATATCGTGCATCCAGCCCATATTCCACTTGAGGTTAAAGCCTAAGCCGCCCACATAGGTTGGCCAGGAAACCATCGGCCAGTCTGTAGACTCTTCAGCGATGGAGAGCGTACCCGGATAGTAGCCGAAAATCAGGTGGTTAACTTGGCGCAGAAAGTCAGCCGCTTCAATATTTTCTCGACCGCCGTATTGGTTTGTAACCCATTCGCCATCCTTGCGGCAGTAGTCGAGGTAAAGCATGGAGGCGACGGCATCCACGCGAATGCCATCAATATGATATTTATCGAACCAGAAGAGGGCGTTGGCAACCAGGAAGTTACGCACTTCATTGCGCGAATAGTTGAAAACGAGGGTTCCCCATTCCTTATGTTCGCCCTTGCGCGGATCGGCGTGTTCGTAAAGGTGCGTTCCGTCAAAGAAGGCGAGTCCGTGTCCATCTTTGGGGAAGTGTCCGGGAACCCAGTCTACCAAGACGCCAATCCCATTTTGGTGACACTGGTCGATGAAGTACATGAAGTCTTGGGGGCTGCCGTAGCGGGAGGTGGCGGCAAAGTACCCGGTGACTTGATATCCCCAACTGCCATCAAAGGGGTGTTCGGCGATGGGCATCAGTTCGATGTGGGTGAAGCCAAGTTCTTTGACGTAGGGGATCAGTTTGTCGGCCAGTTCGCGGTAGGTGAGGAAGCGGGCACCGGGTTTGTAGTCGGAAACGATCACGACGGGTTCGGTGTCGCCGTTGGGGAGTTGGGCGGGTTCGCTAGAGGAGGCGTGCAACCACGATCCGAGGTGAACTTCGTAAACGGAGATGGCTTTGGTGAGGGTGTCGGTGTGGCGGCGCTGTTCCATCCAGTCTTGGTCTTGCCAGGTGTAGGCGTCGAGGTCGGTGACGATGGAGGCGGTTTTGGGACGGACTTCTTGCTGGAAGCCGTAGGGGTCGGATTTTTCGTAGATGTGACCGTCGTTATTTTTAATTTCGTATTTGTAGTGTTCGCCGACGCCGATATCGGGGATGAAGAGTTCCCAAACGCCGTTTCCGGTTCTTCGCATTTGGTGTTTGCGGCCATCCCAGTAGTTAAAGTCCCCTAAAAGGGAGACGTTGCGGGCGTTGGGGGCCCAGACGGCGAAGTAGACGCCTTTGACGCCATCGACTTCGGTGGGGTGCGCGCCGAGTTTTTCGTAGATGCGGTGGTGGTTGCCTTCGGCGAACAGGTGGATGTCGAGGTCGGTGAGTTTGGGGGAACGGAAGGCGTAGGGATCGTAAATGACGCGTTCATGTTCGCCTTCTTGAATTCGCAGTTGATAGTTGGCAATTTCGGGGGCTTCTACCACGCATTCAAAGAAGTGCGGGTTATGCACGGACTGCATGGGAATTTCGGTGCGGCTGTCGGGAAAGATGACGGAGACGGTTTGGGCGTTGGGCTGATAGGTGCGGATCGCCCATTTTTTGGGTTTGCCGTTGTCGCTTTCTTCTAGGAGATGGCAGCCTAAAACTTCAAAGGGATCGTGGTGGTGATTCCAAACAATTTTATCGATCTGATGCGGTGCAATGGTTGTTGTCATACGGTTATCCTACGGTTCTCAATGCGTTACTGAAGATTCTGCAATAAGGGGGTGAAGCAACTGAGCTTCGCGTTTATACACATTTCTTTATCTTTAAACATACCTTTTAATAACTACGTCTGACCTAGTATGGTATGAATTCCTCACTTTCGGACTGTATTGGGCGCGTCAGTTTGAGCGAAAACTAGCTCTTTTAAAGGAAGGGGATGACGGTACGGATCAGGCGGCGCAAGCGCAGGAGGAAGATTAAGTCTCGGACTTCTTCGGGAACGGTTGGGGGGGGAGATACGGCGAGTTCGGCTTGTAGTTGCACGTACTGGGCTGGGGTTAAAAGTCTGCCATCAACGGGCGATCGCGCTTCAACGATAATTTCTGAGCGCAACCGTTCTTCGGGGATATCTTCGGGAGGGGGGAGTGCGCCTGCGGGTTGGCTGAGAAGCAGTAAAAACCCACTGAACGATCCGTATCTCTTTAATCGGCGATCGCGATTCATAAATAGCGTTTTTAAAAGGTTAACGAGCGGATGTCTGAGTTGGCGCGATGAGTCCTGGGGGTAAGGGTTCCCGACATTGAATATGAATTTCCTGAATGCGCTCAAACAACCAAGGGTAGTTTTGGCGATATTCGGGAATTAAAGCCAGGGGACTGAGTAAGGCTGCTGCTGTAATATCAGCAATGCTGATGCGATCGCCGACAAGATAGGGGCGATATTGCCAGCGACTGCCGATTTCTGCCATTGCCAGCGATAATCGGAGGGAAGCTTGCTCCACTGCTGGGGCACTCATCCCATACTGGCGGCGCACCCATTGAATGATGAGTTGGCTCGATAGAGATGGATTAATCGATTTGCCTTCCCCTGCTCGATAGTCATAGTATACGAAGCGGGTGGCCGTGCCAATGCTCTCATCTAACCAATCTTCTAAAACTTCTGCGGTTCGTTGGTCTTCAAAGTTGGCTAAAACGAGCGGTGGCTGAGGATAATGCTGTTCTAAGTATTGCCAAATGCGGGTTGAATCGGCGATCGCCTGCGGTTCGTCAGGTTGTTGCGGTAAGAGAACCGGAAGCGTAGTTAACCCAGCGAGCGGTTTGAGTTTGAGGAGGTGCAAACCGGGGGTCAGATTTTCAACTTGATATTCAATTTGTTTATAACCCAATATCAGCCGAGCTTTGCGGCAGTAATGAGAGGTACTAAATTGCAGTAGTCGCATTAATTTGAGAAATTGAAGTTTCTCATATTCACTTTAGCGGGTATTTCTACGACCCGACTGGCTATACTCGCCGATTCAATAGAAGAGCGCGGGGAAAGCTTAACTAGAGTAGGGAGGAGAAGATTAAAGAGCGGCTTGACTTCTTCTCCCCCCTCCAGGGTATGTCTCACTTCAGTCGTATTCGCTAAAAACAGTTGCTACACGACCGATCCCCGTTCAGCAATGCAAAAGGGGAACTTTCCTTATCACCTAGGGAGAGGGAGAAGGAGAAGCTTCAGGAGCAGGACTAGCCGGAGGAGCTGTATCATCGGTACCAGTACCGCAGGCAGCAACGCCAACAGCGACGAGACCTAAAGCAAGCATCAAGCCAATGAACTTTTTCATACACACCTCGGTAAATGAGTGCGAGATAAATGACGAGCCGACACACGACATGAAAAGAATACTGCCCGCCTCCACGAAGCCTCATCTACCAAAAGGTATGTGATTGCTGTGTTTTTGGTTGCAGTATCCAATCAGATATTAGATTATAAGTCATTTAAAATCGCTGTAAATCCTCCAGAGGTCGTGAAGCTGAATTTGGGTGCGATTGGCCCGGCCTCGGATTGCTGTTAGAATTGCCCAACCCTAATTACGGCCCGTGTTTTTGATCTTGCCTCACGCCAAACAACAGCTACTTAGCTGGCTCAAACATCCTCAGCAACAAAGTGCCCGCTTGCGCCAAGCGGTCGATCGCATTCGGAGTTCGTTAGAACTAAAAGTTGTCTTGCAAACCGCAGTGGATGAAGTGGGGCAACTCTTAGAGTTAGACCGCTGTAGTTTCCTATGGTATTTTCAGGATACTCAGCGAGTTCAGGTGGTTTGCGAGTGGTTGCGCCAACCCCACAGTCCCTCGCAGTTGGGGTATCACCCATTGGAAAAGTTTGGCTCTGTGGCTGGGGCGATCGCCAAAGGGGAGACGATTATTCAAACCGGGACGCACGCAAGCGAGAATTGGGATTTAATCTCGCGGTTGTTTCAACTGGGATATCGCAGTCGATCGGGTGGTGGCGAACGCTTGTTGAATACGGCGGCGAATTTATGGGTGCCCCTTCAGGCGGATGCAGAGTGGATTGGCTTTATTGCCTGTGGGTGCGATGCGCGCAGCAATTTTTGGGGACGCAGTTCGGCGCGGCGTTGGTCTGAGGCGGAGATTGAGTTTATTAGCGCGATCGCTCAACAACTGGAAATTGCGATCGCCCAAGCGCGACTCTACGAACAAACCCAAAAAAGCGCCCAACGGGAAAAACTGGTGAATCAAATTACCAACCAAACCCGCCAAAGCTTTAACTTAGAGACGATTTTAACTGAAGCGATCGCCCATTTACTCGAAGCGATGCAGGCGGATCGCTGTCTGGTGCATTTAGTCGGCGAGGCTTCCAGCCAACACGCGGAAAGCTTGCATTTACAGGAGATTAAAACCTCTTTGGGGATGCCTGCCTATCAATACAAGCATCTTTATGAGGTCTGTCGCCCCCCTTTTATCCCCTCTTTGGAGGAGTTTGAGACTTCTGGGCCGATTACAGAATGGGTGATTCGCCATTCTCAGCCGGTTGCGATTTCAGATGTTTCCCAAGATCGGCGGATTGGTACCCATAATCCAGAATACCAAAGCGCCCAAATTAAATCGTCTTTGGTGGTTCCGGTGAAAGCGAACGGTCAGCTTCATGCCATTTTGTATCTCAATCAATGTGCGTATAATCGCTTTTGGTCTAAAAATGACCGGGAATTGGCGATCGCAGTTGCCGATCAATTAGCGATTTCGATCCAGCAGGCGCACCTGTACGGACAAATTCAGCATCAAGCGACACAAAGCGCCGCCCAAGCCGAACATCTCTCGACGACTCTAAAACAGTTGCAACTGACTCAAGCCCAGTTGATTCAAAGCGAGAAAATGTCTAGCCTGGGACAGCTTGTGGCGGGTATCGCTCACGAAATTAATAACCCCGTGAGTTTCATTTATGGCAATATTCCCTATGTGAAGTGGTATGTTAATGACCTGATTCGCGTGGTTAAGGCGTATCAAGAACGGTATCCCCACCCGGAAGCAGGCATTCAGCAGATTTTAGAGGAGATTGAGTTAGATTTTCTCGAACGAGATTTACCCCAACTCTTGAGTTCGATGACGGCGGGTGCGGAGAGAATTCGCGAAATTGTGTTGTCTTTGCGTAATTTCTCTCGCTTAGATGAGTCTCAGCGCAAAATTGCCGATCTCCATGAGGGGCTAGAGAGTACCTTACTGCTTTTACAGGGGCATTTTCTACCCTCTGGTTCGGCTCCTTTAGAGTATCAGTCTTGGCGCTACACTCAGCCTGCACGGGCGACTTCACCGTCTGCTGTGGCTGAAGCGATCGCGCCTGTACCTTTAAATATTCAGGTGGTGCGCCAGTACGGAGAGATTCCCCCGGTAGAATGCTATCCCGGACAACTCAACCAGGTGTTTATGAATTTACTGATGAATGCGGTTGAGGCGATGCAAGAATGTCCGGCGGAGGATCGGGCGATTACGATCCGTACTTGCGTGGAGAATCGCGCCGAAGGGGATTGGGTGATTGTGGCGATCGCGGATAATGGCCCTGGAATTCCCGCAGAAATTCAAGCTAAAATTTTCGATCCTTTCTTTACTACGAAAGGGGTTGGGGAGGGAACGGGCTTGGGTTTGACGATTAGTTATCAAGTTGTCGTCAATCAACATCGGGGCCAACTTTTATGCGTTTCTCAATTGGGAAATGGTACGGAAATGCAGGTCAAAATTCCGGTTCAACCCCTAAATTAGTCCGTGGTTTTCCTGATATGAAATAAATCTTAAATTCCAACTCACATAAACCTTATGCAGCCTTTGCAAGGAATAAAGTTTATGTAAAAATTGCCTTGTTTATTCCATAAGTTCATCGCTTTGCCTGAAAGTAGGGATATCGCAACAGTTTCTGCTTCAGGGTGCAACTGCAACTAACGTTACTTTTCGCCGTCGGTTTTTAGGAGTTGCACGTGATTAACCTTCGCAAGCTAGTTGAGGCAACTGCGATCGCCTCCATCTTAACCCTTTGTGCCTTACTTTCTTCCCCCACAGGCATCAATCAAGTCAATGCTACTTTACAGCCGCTATTCAGCCAAACTTTACTGATGAAAATTCGCATGTAAAGACGGGCGGATAGGGGTATATGCATAGATAATTTTCTGGTCATTAATGAGATACCATTGAATATTCGCGAATTCAATTGATATTAAGAAATATTTCAAAATATCTACCCTTGGATGGATGTCATTTGAAATTTTTGAGATTATTTACATTTTCTTTTCAGGACTGAGAACTTCCTCTTGATAGAAAATCTGGCGTCCTCTGCAATATTTTATCCTCGCGATCCGATAATCAAGACCATCCCTTATCTGGCGATTGGCTATTGGATGACTAAGCTAAAAGTCTCTATTAATAAGCTTTTCGAGAAATAACTGTAGGGTTGAAAGACCCTCAAAAGAAGTCAGTCTATTAGTCATTAGCGCCAATTTTTTGTTCGCGCTGAGATTTTTTTTGGGTTTTAACTTTACAAGTCCCTAGATTTTTTTGTACACTAAATCTCGTGATTCGTTCCCTAAAGACTCGAAGACTGAGATTCAAAAAAACAGTAAAACGCTTAAAAAAGTTTGAGAAAATGTATTTTTCTTGAATCAAACTCAACTCAGCAAGTCATTTTCAAGGAAAACCACACCTCACTCAATTTCAGCGAGTTAAGCGGTGTAAAAATTGACTTTTTCTACAATTAGCGATCGCTCTCAAGAACAGGTTCGCAACCTGCATTCCTTGGGATGCATATCGACCTTCGATCTAAAACAGGCATGACATTATGGGACAAATCATCGGTACAGCCGGACAAGACATTCTTTTAGGAACGCCACAACCAGACCTGATCTTTGCCTTAGCTGATAATGACCAAGTGTTTGGTTTAGCAGGCGACGATACAATTTACGGCGGTAAAGGCGATGATACAATTTACGGCGGTAAAGGCGATGATACAATTTACGGGGGTAAAGGCAACGATCGCATCTTTGGCGACTTAGGCAATGATGTTTTATTTGGCGATCGCGGTCGAGATACTCTGACAGGCGGTGGAGGACGCGATCTGTTTGTGCTGGCGAGAGTCACCACAACAGGTGAAGGCGACACAAACGGCGGACTCACTCAAGCGCAAGCCGATCTGATTACCGACTTTACCCCAGGGGAAGACTTAATTGGGTTAGCGGGGGGTCTGAGTTTTGCCAACCTCAACATCTTCCAAAGCGGTGCAGATACCGTTATCCAAGACCAAGTTAGCGGTGAATTTTTAGCAATTTTGCAAGGAGTCAACCGCACGACCCTAACTGCGGCAGATTTTACCACAACGATTCGGGCGATCGCCGATTCCGATCCCACCCCAACCCCAGCATCTCCTACCCCTCCGATTGTCCCTCCCGTTCGTCCTCCCCTGCAACCCACGCCTCCACCAACAGCCGCGCCTGAAATTGAAGTGCTAATTAATGGCGTCAATATTGCGGATGGAACCACCACCGCCGTTGCTTTTGGTGCAACCACCGTGGGAACGCCTGCCACAACGACCATTACCATTAACAATACCGGAACTGCCCCCCTAAACTTGAGTAACTTGACGTTACCCGAAGGCTTCAGTTTAGTGGGAATGCTACCCAGTACGGTGGCTGCTGGGGGAACCACTAGCTTTGATGTTCGCCTAGATGCAGATGCAATTGGTACTCCTAGCGGCGAACTTTCCTTCATCACGAATGACAGCGATGAAAATCCTTTCAACTTCCAGATTCAAGGGACAGTCGTTGCTGCGGTTAGTAACGCATTTGCCTTAACCACAGAGAATACTCTTGTGGCCTTTAATACGGCAGCGCCAGGATCGATCCTTGATAACATTGAAATTACCGGATTGCAGGCGAATGAAAGCTTGCTAGGGATTGACTTCCGTCCTGCTGATGGCCAACTTTATGCTCTCAGCAGCACCAACCAAATTTATACGATCAATACCACAACCGGGGCAGTAACAGCAGTTGGCGATCCGCTAACGCCTGCGGTGATGGGAACGGGACAAGGATTTGACTTTAACCCAGTTCCAGATCGCATTCGGGTGGTGAATGACTCGAATCAAAACTTGCGCTTAAACCCAGATACTGGGGAAGCTATTGTCGATGGAACCCTAGCCTTTGCTGACGGCGATACTAACTTTGGAGTCGATCCTGCCATTGTCAGCGCTGCTTATACGAACAATAGGGCAGGTGTCACCAGTACAATGCTGTATGGGATTGATTTCCTGCGCGATGTGCTGGTGTTACAAAGTCCTCCCAATGACGGCATCCTGAATACCATTGGCACGGGTTTGGGGGTGAATGTCAACGAGTTCACCAGTTTTGATATTAGAACGATGGGAGCAACGAATGAGGCGTTTGCTGCGATCGCGCCAGATGGCACCTCTGCATCAAGTCTCTATAGCATTGACT
This genomic window contains:
- a CDS encoding GAF domain-containing protein, with the protein product MPHAKQQLLSWLKHPQQQSARLRQAVDRIRSSLELKVVLQTAVDEVGQLLELDRCSFLWYFQDTQRVQVVCEWLRQPHSPSQLGYHPLEKFGSVAGAIAKGETIIQTGTHASENWDLISRLFQLGYRSRSGGGERLLNTAANLWVPLQADAEWIGFIACGCDARSNFWGRSSARRWSEAEIEFISAIAQQLEIAIAQARLYEQTQKSAQREKLVNQITNQTRQSFNLETILTEAIAHLLEAMQADRCLVHLVGEASSQHAESLHLQEIKTSLGMPAYQYKHLYEVCRPPFIPSLEEFETSGPITEWVIRHSQPVAISDVSQDRRIGTHNPEYQSAQIKSSLVVPVKANGQLHAILYLNQCAYNRFWSKNDRELAIAVADQLAISIQQAHLYGQIQHQATQSAAQAEHLSTTLKQLQLTQAQLIQSEKMSSLGQLVAGIAHEINNPVSFIYGNIPYVKWYVNDLIRVVKAYQERYPHPEAGIQQILEEIELDFLERDLPQLLSSMTAGAERIREIVLSLRNFSRLDESQRKIADLHEGLESTLLLLQGHFLPSGSAPLEYQSWRYTQPARATSPSAVAEAIAPVPLNIQVVRQYGEIPPVECYPGQLNQVFMNLLMNAVEAMQECPAEDRAITIRTCVENRAEGDWVIVAIADNGPGIPAEIQAKIFDPFFTTKGVGEGTGLGLTISYQVVVNQHRGQLLCVSQLGNGTEMQVKIPVQPLN
- a CDS encoding DUF4394 domain-containing protein, with product MGQIIGTAGQDILLGTPQPDLIFALADNDQVFGLAGDDTIYGGKGDDTIYGGKGDDTIYGGKGNDRIFGDLGNDVLFGDRGRDTLTGGGGRDLFVLARVTTTGEGDTNGGLTQAQADLITDFTPGEDLIGLAGGLSFANLNIFQSGADTVIQDQVSGEFLAILQGVNRTTLTAADFTTTIRAIADSDPTPTPASPTPPIVPPVRPPLQPTPPPTAAPEIEVLINGVNIADGTTTAVAFGATTVGTPATTTITINNTGTAPLNLSNLTLPEGFSLVGMLPSTVAAGGTTSFDVRLDADAIGTPSGELSFITNDSDENPFNFQIQGTVVAAVSNAFALTTENTLVAFNTAAPGSILDNIEITGLQANESLLGIDFRPADGQLYALSSTNQIYTINTTTGAVTAVGDPLTPAVMGTGQGFDFNPVPDRIRVVNDSNQNLRLNPDTGEAIVDGTLAFADGDTNFGVDPAIVSAAYTNNRAGVTSTMLYGIDFLRDVLVLQSPPNDGILNTIGTGLGVNVNEFTSFDIRTMGATNEAFAAIAPDGTSASSLYSIDLTAGTATLIGSIGDGLSIVGLALPIVPNAYALTSDNQLLGFNTTAPEAILSTVTISGLAEGESLLGIDFRPADGQLYALGSTSQIYTIDTMTGTATAVGVPLSPTVMGTGQGFDFNPVPDRIRVVNDSNQNLRLNPDTGEAIVDGTLIFADGDANFGVDPAIVSAAYTNSIAGATTTALYGIDFLRDVLVLQNPPNDGILNTIGTGLGVNVNEFTSFDIRTMGTTNEAFAAIASDGTSASSLYSIDLTAGTATLVGTIGGGVSVTGLALPIF